The following coding sequences lie in one Rutidosis leptorrhynchoides isolate AG116_Rl617_1_P2 chromosome 6, CSIRO_AGI_Rlap_v1, whole genome shotgun sequence genomic window:
- the LOC139855821 gene encoding uncharacterized protein, whose translation MAAAIKKYRTLAISLHPDRYFHHLHKRSFLNNGPDTVDELFERHVVKKQKSYDDDENERLTRQKLTTTRREVLSLYRDIIRATRYYMWPDSNGVLWRDVLRENARKEFEEARFEKDPEIITRLLIGGHDAVQAALDKLVEKQRQQIAKEKGEHDRR comes from the coding sequence ATGGCAGCTGCTATTAAAAAATATCGGACCCTTGCGATTTCCCTTCATCCCGACCGATATTTTCACCATCTGCACAAACGGAGTTTCTTAAATAACGGGCCAGATACTGTAGACGAGCTATTCGAGCGTCACGTGGTCAAGAAACAAAAGAGTTACGATGATGATGAAAATGAGAGGTTGACTAGACAAAAACTTACAACCACGAGACGTGAAGTACTAAGTCTTTATCGAGACATAATTCGTGCGACCCGTTATTACATGTGGCCCGATTCGAATGGCGTGTTGTGGCGGGATGTTCTTAGAGAAAATGCACGTAAAGAGTTTGAAGAGGCTAGGTTTGAAAAAGATCCTGAAATTATTACTCGGTTGCTTATTGGTGGACATGATGCTGTGCAAGCTGCTCTTGATAAATTAGTTGAAAAACAGAGGCAGCAGATTGCTAAGGAAAAAGGTGAGCATGATCGTCGATGA